The Pukyongia salina genome segment AATGTACACAGCGGAAAACCTGTGTCCACACCATATTTATATACAGGACTTACTTATTTCTGGTATAAGGCCTTATATAGAGTTGGAGATGAGATTAGAGATTACGACGGTGCTTCTGCACCTGCAATCCCCATGGTTGTAGGATATAAAACAACAATTGGCACGAAAATGGTGCTGGGTTTTGAGATTGGAGCCCGGTACGCATTTACAGATGATCTCGATGGCAGCAACCCGGTAAAAGGGCTTGCAGATGCCGAAGAATTTAAATTTGGTAATACAAATAGCGACGATTGGTATGTGTTTACAGGTGTAACCCTTACCTTTAGCTTTGGTAGGAAACCATGCTACTGCAACTTTTAACATGTCTTTACTAAGTAAAATAGATCTTGACAGACTTCCGCAACACCTTGCTGTTATTATGGACGGCAATGGCCGTTGGGCTAAACAAAAGGGCTTGTTTAGATCTATTGGTCATGAAAATGGCACCAAAGCTGTTCGTGAAATTGTAGAAGCTTCTGCCGAAATAAACATCCCTTATCTCACATTATACGCCTTTTCTACAGAAAACTGGAATCGACCCAAAATGGAAGTTGAACTATTGATGAAACTTCTGGTAAACTCTTTAAAGAAGGAGATCAAGACTCTTCAGGATAATAATATCAGGCTAAATGCCATAGGAAATCTTAGTGCCTTACCCAAGAAGGCACACACAGAATTATTAGACGTTATTGAGAAGACCCGGGAGAACTCCAGAATGACCTTAACCCTTGCTCTAAGCTATGGCTCACGTGAAGAAATCACAAAAACAATCAAAGAGATTAGCCTTAAAGTTAAAAATAACCTAATTTCGCCGTCAGCTATTGACGAATCACTTATTAATAACCATCTTTACACCCGAAATTTACCGGATGTAGATCTATTAATACGTACAAGTGGTGAGCAGCGTATTAGTAATTTTTTGTTATGGCAAATCGCTTATGCCGAGTTGTATTTTACCGAAACTCTTTGGCCCGATTACACAAAAGACCATCTTTTTGAAGCCATAATAAATTATCAAAACAGAGAAAGAAGATTTGGAAAAACGAGTGAGCAACTTCAAAATTAGTCTATTATCACATACTTCTAAAACACTGTATTGTATTTTTCTTTTTACAATACTTTCGGTGTTTTCTATTTCTGCACAGGATAACGAGCTCGATAAGAATAAACGATACACAATAAATAGTATTTCGGTTACCGGCGAACAAACCTTCAACGAACAAACGGTAATTGCTTTTACCGGTTTGAAGGAAGGAGATCAAATCTATGTTCCGGGTGAAAAGCTTAGCGATGTCACCAAGAAATTGTGGGAGCAAAATCTCTTTAGCGATATTGCCTTTTACGTGACCAATATCGATGGCAACCTGATCGACCTGGAGCTTTACATCGTCGAACTTCCTAAGATGTACGATGTGACCGTGGAAGGTATTAGAAAAGGTAAGAAAAAGGAAATTATAAAGGACAATGGCCTGAAACGAGGTGTTAAAATTACCAAGAACCTCCTCACCACAACCAAGAATTATATTACCAATAAATTTAAAAAGGAAGGATTCTTTAATACGAAAGTAATTATTAGTACTCGTCCTCACCTGGATTCTACAGGTACCGAGATCGCCCAGGATATGATCATAAATATCGATAAAGGCGAGCGGGTAAAAGTTTCAAGTATCAACATAGAAGGTAACGAACAACTTTCAGATAAAAAGGTACGTTCGGCCATGAAGAATACCAAACGTAAAAACCCATTGCGTTTTTATAAAAGATCCAAATATACAGAGGAAGGATTTACAGAAGACAAGGCTAATATCATTAAAAAATACAAGACCAACGGGTTTAGAGATGCAAGGATCATTAATGATACTCTTATCATAAAAGATGAAAAAAATGTAGCCCTGAATATCGAAGTTGAGGAAGGAAACAAGTATTACTTCGGTAATATAGATTTTATTGGAAATAGTAAATATACCGACGGGCAACTGCGACAGATCCTGGGAATACAGAAAGGTGAAACTTATAACGGAACCTTACTTCAGGAGCGTATCGCAGATGATTCTGATCCCGATGCCGCCGATCTTACCAACCTCTACCAGAATAATGGTTACCTGGCTGTACAGATAAATCCCGTGGAAGTTGCCGTTCGGAACGACACCATCGATTTTGAGATCAGGATCATCGAACGTAACGAGTTCTTTTTCGATCATGTTACCGTTATTGGAAATACCAAGACCAACGACCATGTGATCTACCGGGAACTTAGAACTAAACCGGGACAAAAATACAGTAAGCGTAATGTAATTCGAACGCTTCGGGAATTGGGTCAGTTAGGGTATTTCGACCCCGAACAGCTCACGCCAAATTTTAAAAAGGTAGATGAAGCCAATGGCCTAGTAGACCTCGAATACTCCGTGATCGAAAAAGGAGCCAGCCAGATCGAACTACAAGGTGGTTACGGTGGTGGTGGTTTTGTAGGAACACTTGGGCTCTCATTTAATAATTTCTCCTTACGGAACATCTTTAATAAAGAGGCGTATAAACCTCTGCCAATGGGAGACGGACAGAAATTATCGTTAAGGGCACAGGCGAGTAGTTTCTATCAAACTTATAGCCTGTCATTGGTGGAACCATGGCTAGGCGGAAAGAAACCTATTCAGTTTAGCACCTCATTCTCACACACGGTTCAGTACCTGTACGATTTCATTAACCGTGATGTAGATAGAACACGACGTTTCCTAATTACAGGAGGATCTGTAGGTTTTGCAAAAAGGTTGAAATGGCCGGACGATTATTTCCAGTTCTCGCAGGCTGTTAGTTTTCAGCACTATAATCTTAAGAATTATAATACCGGACTATTTACTTTCGGGGATGGTTACTCGAACAACCTGGCGTATACCATCGGTTTGAGCAGAAATAGTACCTCAGCCAACCCAATTTATCCCCGAAGTGGTTCAGATTTTAGCTTGTCTGCTAAGTTAACCCCGCCTTATTCGGCGTTGGGAAGTACAGACTATACCGCCCTGATAGAAGAACGATCCATGCTTGACGCTTCAACCGTTGATGGAAGTGAGAGAATAGCAGAGATCGACCAGGAACGATTTAAATGGCTGGAGTACTATAAGGTTAAGTTTAAAGGCACATGGTACACAAGTTTATATAAGGACCTGGTGTTGCGAACCAACGCAGAATTTGGTTTCCTAGGAGCCTATAATCAGGATCGTGGTGTACCACCATTCGAACGATTTTTTGTGGGTGGTGATGGATTGGGATCGTTTTCACTAGACGGAAGGGAAGTAATTCAGTTGCGTGGTTATCCTAATCAATCTTTATCAAATAACGATGGAAATACCATTTACAATAAATTTTCGTTAGAATTACGGTATCCGGTTACTTTGAAGCAATTGGCATCCATTTATGTACTCACCTTTATAGAGGGTGGAGGGGCTTACGACGGATTCAGAAATTATAATCCGTTTAGTTTAAATAGGTCTGCTGGCGCAGGAATCCGTATATTTATGCCTGCGTTTGGATTATTGGGGATAGATTTCGGTTATGGTTTCGACCCGATTTTAAACGGTACCGAGAGGAATGGATGGGAAACTCACTTCATTATCGGACAACAATTTTAACTTTGGCACGATATTTTCTTAAAAACAACCAGCAATTATGAAAGCAAAAAAAATACTTCTTTTCGCGCTTGCAGTTTTCGGCATTTCTTTGGTGGCAAACGCTCAAAGAGGAGTTCGGATAGGATATATTGACATGGAATATATTCTGGAGAATGTTCCCGAATACAAAGAGTCTGAAATTCAACTGGAAGGAAAAGTTCAACGTTGGAAATCGGACATCGAAAAGAAACAGAAGGCTATAGACCAGATGAAGCTTAATCTGGCAAACGAAAGAGTCCTTCTAACGAAAGAACTAATTGAAGAAAGAGAAGAAGAGATACAGATCCTCGAGGATGAAATGCTGAAATATCAACAAGACAGGTTTGGGCCTAACGGCGACCTGATGATTCAGAAAAGACAGTTGGTACAGCCCATACAGGATCAGGTCTTTAACATAGTGCAGGAAATTGCTGTAAACAGGAAGTACGATTTCATTTTCGATAAATCTGCAGATATAGTTATGCTATTCGCTGCTGAAAGAAACGATATAAGCGATCAGGTAGTGCGAAGTATAAATCGTGCCGCCAAACGCGAAGAAGCAACGAACAAAAGAGAAAAGAAAGAGATCGAAAAACGTGAGGAACTCACCGAAGAGGAAGAAGAGGCAGTAACCGAACGTGAAGAAGCAATTGAAGAGAAGAAGAATGAACGCGAGCGGATCATGGAAGAACGAAGAAGAGTGCGTGATTCGGTAAGAGAAGCCAAACGTATCGAGTTTGAGGAGAGAAGAAAAAGATTGCTCGAAGAAAGACAGGCAAAAAGAGATTCTACTTTAAAAGCCCGTTCGGGAGGAAACGCTCCCCCGCCTGATGGTGGAAATGGTAACGGTGGTTTATAATACGTATTAAAAATCTAATTTATAACACAAATAATCTATTATTACAATGAAAACATTTAAACTATTATTCGTAGCTATTGTGCTGTTTATGGGAGCTACATCCTTTACTTATGCGCAATCTAAAATTGCTCATATCAACACCTCCGAACTTGTTCAGGCCATGCCGGCAATGAAACAAGCTCAGAGTCAGTTGGAGAAACTTCAGAAAACTTACGATACAGAACTTCGTGCAATGGCTAAGGAGTTAGACGCTAAAAGAACTCAATACGGAGCGGAAGCAGAATCCAAGACCGATGAAGAGAACAGAAAGCGTGTAGAAGAAGTTCAGGGGATGCAAAACAACATTACCGCTTACCAGCAACAAGCACTTCAGGATCTTCAGAAAAAAGAAAGAGATATCCTGCAACCCATCCTTGATAACGCAAAGGCGGCGATCCAAAAAGTAGCTCGTGCCAAAGGGTACCAGTACGTGATCGACTCTACAGAAGGTAGTGGTTTACTATTAGCCGAAGGATACGACCTTCTTGCTGATGTAAAGAAAGAACTCGGAATTTAATTCGAAAATCTCATAAATAATTGGCAAAACTGCTCACTCTTTGGTGGGCAGTTTTTATTTTTATAGGTATGAAGGCAGATAATCCAATAGGTATTTTCGATTCGGGCGTAGGCGGTACTTCTATATGGAAGGAGATTCACCAGCTACTCCCTAATGAACATACCTTGTATCTGGCCGATAGTAAAAACGCTCCGTACGGAAATAGATCGGCCGAAGAGATCAGTGCCCTTAGCGTTAAAAATACAGAGAAACTGCTGGAGATGGGAGCCAAGATCATCGTGGTGGCCTGTAATACCGCCACCACCAACGCCATTTCCCTACTCAGGAAAAATTACGATATCCCTTTTATTGGTATAGAGCCGGCTATAAAACCTGCTGCCCTGCAAAGCAAAACAGGTAAAATAGGGATCCTCGCAACCCGTGGGACCCTTAGCAGTGCGCTCTTCTCTCAAACAAGCGACACATTTACAAAGGATATTTCGGTAGTAGAAGTAATAGGAGAAGGCCTAGTACCTCTTATTGAAAATGGTGACTTCGACAATCCGGAGCTCGACAAATTACTTCAGAAATACATAAAACCCATGATCGCGGCCAATGTGGATTACCTCGTTCTGGGATGCAGCCATTACCCTTACCTGATCCCAAAACTTTCAAAAATACTCCCCGAACATATAAAGATTATCGATTCGGGGATCGCGGTAGCTAAACAGACTAAATTCCTGCTGGAGAAACACGATCTTATTCGAAAAGAAATTTCAACTCCTAAGCTCCAATTTTATTCAAATACCGGTATTGGCACCTTGAAATACCTGCTGGGCGAGTTTGATAATATAGAAATCGAGACAATGGATTTCTAACTGAAATAGGCCAGGAGTGCCTTCTTCTTAGCAGGGCTTACCATGATCTGTTTCCCGCTGGAAAGAACTACACTACCACCCTTACCTTTTCTGTATTCCACCACCGCACTTACGTTTACCAGATACGATTTGTGAACCCTGGCAAAGCCATTATCTGCCAAAGCGTCCTCAAAGTACTTCAGGGTTTTACTTACTAACTTTTTACCTTCCTTTAGAAAGATCTGTGTATAATTGTCGTCTGCCTGGCAGTAAAGTATATCCGAAATGCTTAGTACCTCAAAACCATTTTGCTGCGGGATCGTGATCTTACCAGCCACGGGCTGGTGTATAGGCCGAAGTACCGAATTTTGCAAACTGTTCTCTTTTTCTTTTATTTCTGAAACGTAATCAACTGCTTCAATGAGTTTATCGATCGAGATCGGCTTTAATAGATAATAAGACGCATGAGCATTCAACGCATCGATCGCATAATGGTTATAGGCAGTAACGAACACCGTCTCGAATTGGCGGTCGCCCACCTTATCCAATAGATCGAAGGCATTCCCGTAAGGCATTTCAACATCCAGGAACACAAGGTCCAGTTCATTATTGCGTATTAGTACCAGCGCCTCGTCAACATTAGCGGCTTCGCCTTTTAACACAACAGTGGGACAGTATTTTGCGAGATAGTTCTTCAGGATCTCCCTGCTTGTCTCCTCATCCTCTACAATGATGGCTCTTAATTCCATTAGTCCTTCTTTAATTTCAATATAACACGGGTTCCTTCCTCGTTCTCAAATACGTTCTCCACCATCACTTCTACTTTATCGTCGTACATTTCGTTGAGGATGGCTATTCGCTTTTGGATGTTCCCCATGCCCTTGGATTTCTGTTTTTTCTGATTTTCTGTCTTGATCGCCTTGGACTTGCTCCTACCTATCCCATTATCCTCGATGATGATCCTAACAGTATCTTCGGAAACCGATTCGAATTTAATATCCAGTTTGCCTTTCTCCTCCTTGTATCTAAGTCCGTGCCATACTGCATTTTCCACGTAGGGCTGCAGTAACATTGGTGGAATAACAAATTCGTTCATGTTAATTTTTTCATCAACTGTGAATTGGTATTCAAATTTATCCTTAAACCTGAAATGTTCCAGTTTGGTATACATTTTCAGCAGTTCGATTTCGTTGGCCAAGGGGATGAAATCTTCCTCGCTATTTTCCAATACCGAACGCATCAGCTGAGAGAAATCACTCAAGTATTTGTTTGCGGTCCTTTCATCATTACTGGCAATAAAGCTATTTACGGAATTGAGAGCGTTGAAGATGAAATGAGGGTTCATCTGTGTTCTCAATGATTTAAGGGCTAAAAGGTTGTTAGCATACTTCTGTTGCCTAACATTTTTGTACTGGTAATAAGCAGTGAGCAGTAAAAGTACCGCAATGAGAATTAAAGATCCTATGATCCATTTTTGAATTCGGTTATTCTTCTGGATCAACTCCTGGTTTTCAAATGCCAGTTTATAACGGCTCTCGTTGAGTACCCTTTCATTTTCCAGACTGGTGATCCTGTTCTGCTTTAAGGCAATTTCCCTGCTGAATCTCGCGGCTTGCGATAATTCCTGTTCTTTCTTTACGTAAAGTTCGTCTACCACCTCTACATATTTCTCGTAATTCTCTGCGGCTTTTCCAAAATCACCTATTCCCTTATACACTTCCGAAAGTTTTCTAGTGGCATCCTTCTGTACCAAAAGGTCTTCCTTCTTGTCTGCCTCTTCAATACTTTTCTTTAAAAACGGGATAGCATCCTCGTATTTATCCTGTGCCACATAGGCATTGGCTATCTTGTAATTTTGGCGCTGCGGACTTATAGCCTCTGCTTCATCATCTTCCAAACTCTCTTCATCCAGACCTTTTAGTTCTTCCAGCAGTCCGGACCTTAACTGTATTTCCTTATCAAAATCCCGATTCTGATTATAAAAATCGGCCACCTTATTCTTTTCTACCACTGCACGCTTCTTGTTCTCCTGCTTGGCTAGATTTAGTGAATTATCGAAGTATTGTTCTGCTTCCTTGGGCGCCCCGCTCTTGGCATAGGCCTCTCCTATCTTCGAATTTAGATCGGTTATCTTTGGAGTTATGCTATGCTTCCCGGCAATATTCAACGCTTGCTGGTAATTAAGGACACTCTTTTTCTGATCGTTGATCGCCCTGTAGGTGTCTCCCAGTCCTTCGTAAACTTCTACTTCCTGGTAGTTGGATAATTTCTCCTTAAGCAGCTTCTCGAAAAGGCTAATGCTTTCCTGGTAATTATTATTAGCAATAAAGGCTCTCCCTAATTTTATTCTAACATCGGTTCGGGATTGCGATGCAATGCTACTTTTGTAATTATCCACGGCGAGATCCGGTTGATTCCAGAACAGGTTAATATCCCCTAAAGTTTCGAAAGCTATACTATTATGCCTTCTGGAAGTAGCTTTCGCCTGAACCGATTGCAGGCTGCGTGTTACATATTCGATGCTTTTCTTGGCGTCCTTCTTCAAATAGAATCTTGCAGAATCGATCAACTTATTGAAGGTATTCTCAGTTTCATTCCTGCTCGAACTGGTTACAGGCAGCTTTTCTTCAACAATACTTGCATCTTTTACACGTATAGTGACATATTGTTTATCCTTAATGGTGTAATAAACTGTTTCGAAGGTGTCGCTTTTTACGATTAACTCGTCCCCTATTTCGGCTGATATAGCAAACTCTCCCGCACCATTGGTGGTGGTATAGCTTCCCCCGGGGATCTCTACATTTACTCTGGCAACAGGGCTATTGGTTTCATCCTCAAGTACAACGCCTTTCAATACAAAAGCGTTCGCAGATCGCTTCTGTACCTGCGAAACCAGAGGCTGTACAGCCAAGGTTAGAACGAATAATAAAATTGATAACCGTTTCATTTACTCCTTAAAAAGGTAAACTTACATACTTTAAGCGGGTTTCTAAAACCTTGATCACCTCATTTTCCCTCAATTACCCTACCAAAATACGGCTTCCCTAAACAAATGACGCATTTACCTAAATGTAAGATACTGTTCCCTCAAAGTACTTTTTACACCATAAAAGTTGACCCTATGTTTACGCTAAATTAAAAACAGTGTACCCTGAAAGTATTACCTAAATTAAAAATGATGAAAACATTAAAAATCTTTACAATCCTAATCGCACTTGGTTTTTCCGTCTCATGTAAAGCCGATGTGAAATCCAACGAACCTGTGGCAGAAATCGCCATGAATACTACTCCGGTAGCAAGCAAACACTACATAAAAGTGGCCTTACTACTTGATACCAGCAATAGCATGGACGGTTTGATCGATCAGGCCAAGGCACAGCTTTGGGAGATCGTGAATGAACTTTCTTATGCAAAATGCCGTAACCAAAGGCCCAACCTGCAGATCGCATTGTATGAGTATGGAAACGATAATCTTAACGCGAAGGACGGATATATTAGAAAGATCCTTGGCTTTACCGAGGATCTGGATGATGTTTCCAAGGAACTCTTCTCACTAACTACTAACGGAGGAAGCGAATATTGTGGTACTGTTATCCAGTCTTCTATTAAGCAACTGGACTGGGGTAATGATGCAGATGATCTAAAAATGATCTTCATTGCAGGCAACGAGCCTTTTACACAAGGTAAGATCAATTATAAAGATGCAGCTGCCGAAGCAAAGGAAAAAGACATTGTTGTGAACACTATCTTCTGTGGCGATTACAACCATGGGATTTCTTCTAAATGGCAACACGGAGCGCAATTAACCTATGGCGATTATATGGCAATTAATCACAATCAGCATACGGTACATATCGCATCTCCATACGATGATCTA includes the following:
- the porG gene encoding type IX secretion system protein PorG — encoded protein: MRYFTVVLLVLSGIFSAQSQTYEIGGLLGGSNYIGDVGRTNYIAPKNFAFGGIFKWNRSARHAFRGSVMIAQISGDDADSNQSRRKQRGLSFENTVSEISIGLEYTFVEFNVHSGKPVSTPYLYTGLTYFWYKALYRVGDEIRDYDGASAPAIPMVVGYKTTIGTKMVLGFEIGARYAFTDDLDGSNPVKGLADAEEFKFGNTNSDDWYVFTGVTLTFSFGRKPCYCNF
- the murI gene encoding glutamate racemase → MKADNPIGIFDSGVGGTSIWKEIHQLLPNEHTLYLADSKNAPYGNRSAEEISALSVKNTEKLLEMGAKIIVVACNTATTNAISLLRKNYDIPFIGIEPAIKPAALQSKTGKIGILATRGTLSSALFSQTSDTFTKDISVVEVIGEGLVPLIENGDFDNPELDKLLQKYIKPMIAANVDYLVLGCSHYPYLIPKLSKILPEHIKIIDSGIAVAKQTKFLLEKHDLIRKEISTPKLQFYSNTGIGTLKYLLGEFDNIEIETMDF
- a CDS encoding LytR/AlgR family response regulator transcription factor — protein: MELRAIIVEDEETSREILKNYLAKYCPTVVLKGEAANVDEALVLIRNNELDLVFLDVEMPYGNAFDLLDKVGDRQFETVFVTAYNHYAIDALNAHASYYLLKPISIDKLIEAVDYVSEIKEKENSLQNSVLRPIHQPVAGKITIPQQNGFEVLSISDILYCQADDNYTQIFLKEGKKLVSKTLKYFEDALADNGFARVHKSYLVNVSAVVEYRKGKGGSVVLSSGKQIMVSPAKKKALLAYFS
- a CDS encoding isoprenyl transferase, with the protein product MSLLSKIDLDRLPQHLAVIMDGNGRWAKQKGLFRSIGHENGTKAVREIVEASAEINIPYLTLYAFSTENWNRPKMEVELLMKLLVNSLKKEIKTLQDNNIRLNAIGNLSALPKKAHTELLDVIEKTRENSRMTLTLALSYGSREEITKTIKEISLKVKNNLISPSAIDESLINNHLYTRNLPDVDLLIRTSGEQRISNFLLWQIAYAELYFTETLWPDYTKDHLFEAIINYQNRERRFGKTSEQLQN
- a CDS encoding OmpH family outer membrane protein, translated to MKAKKILLFALAVFGISLVANAQRGVRIGYIDMEYILENVPEYKESEIQLEGKVQRWKSDIEKKQKAIDQMKLNLANERVLLTKELIEEREEEIQILEDEMLKYQQDRFGPNGDLMIQKRQLVQPIQDQVFNIVQEIAVNRKYDFIFDKSADIVMLFAAERNDISDQVVRSINRAAKREEATNKREKKEIEKREELTEEEEEAVTEREEAIEEKKNERERIMEERRRVRDSVREAKRIEFEERRKRLLEERQAKRDSTLKARSGGNAPPPDGGNGNGGL
- a CDS encoding vWA domain-containing protein, encoding MKTLKIFTILIALGFSVSCKADVKSNEPVAEIAMNTTPVASKHYIKVALLLDTSNSMDGLIDQAKAQLWEIVNELSYAKCRNQRPNLQIALYEYGNDNLNAKDGYIRKILGFTEDLDDVSKELFSLTTNGGSEYCGTVIQSSIKQLDWGNDADDLKMIFIAGNEPFTQGKINYKDAAAEAKEKDIVVNTIFCGDYNHGISSKWQHGAQLTYGDYMAINHNQHTVHIASPYDDLILQLNVKLNGTYIPYGSKGRMKVAIQEEQDANAAEYNKANAVSRTVSKGSHLYKNSSWDLVDAEKEKDFSYDELKKADLPDNLKGKSTAEIKAYVSKQRKEREAIQREIAQLNEKRRLYLAEKKKEGDNELEGAMIQALKRQAEKKDYNWD
- a CDS encoding BamA/OMP85 family outer membrane protein, whose amino-acid sequence is MEKRVSNFKISLLSHTSKTLYCIFLFTILSVFSISAQDNELDKNKRYTINSISVTGEQTFNEQTVIAFTGLKEGDQIYVPGEKLSDVTKKLWEQNLFSDIAFYVTNIDGNLIDLELYIVELPKMYDVTVEGIRKGKKKEIIKDNGLKRGVKITKNLLTTTKNYITNKFKKEGFFNTKVIISTRPHLDSTGTEIAQDMIINIDKGERVKVSSINIEGNEQLSDKKVRSAMKNTKRKNPLRFYKRSKYTEEGFTEDKANIIKKYKTNGFRDARIINDTLIIKDEKNVALNIEVEEGNKYYFGNIDFIGNSKYTDGQLRQILGIQKGETYNGTLLQERIADDSDPDAADLTNLYQNNGYLAVQINPVEVAVRNDTIDFEIRIIERNEFFFDHVTVIGNTKTNDHVIYRELRTKPGQKYSKRNVIRTLRELGQLGYFDPEQLTPNFKKVDEANGLVDLEYSVIEKGASQIELQGGYGGGGFVGTLGLSFNNFSLRNIFNKEAYKPLPMGDGQKLSLRAQASSFYQTYSLSLVEPWLGGKKPIQFSTSFSHTVQYLYDFINRDVDRTRRFLITGGSVGFAKRLKWPDDYFQFSQAVSFQHYNLKNYNTGLFTFGDGYSNNLAYTIGLSRNSTSANPIYPRSGSDFSLSAKLTPPYSALGSTDYTALIEERSMLDASTVDGSERIAEIDQERFKWLEYYKVKFKGTWYTSLYKDLVLRTNAEFGFLGAYNQDRGVPPFERFFVGGDGLGSFSLDGREVIQLRGYPNQSLSNNDGNTIYNKFSLELRYPVTLKQLASIYVLTFIEGGGAYDGFRNYNPFSLNRSAGAGIRIFMPAFGLLGIDFGYGFDPILNGTERNGWETHFIIGQQF
- a CDS encoding OmpH family outer membrane protein, which gives rise to MKTFKLLFVAIVLFMGATSFTYAQSKIAHINTSELVQAMPAMKQAQSQLEKLQKTYDTELRAMAKELDAKRTQYGAEAESKTDEENRKRVEEVQGMQNNITAYQQQALQDLQKKERDILQPILDNAKAAIQKVARAKGYQYVIDSTEGSGLLLAEGYDLLADVKKELGI
- a CDS encoding histidine kinase, which produces MKRLSILLFVLTLAVQPLVSQVQKRSANAFVLKGVVLEDETNSPVARVNVEIPGGSYTTTNGAGEFAISAEIGDELIVKSDTFETVYYTIKDKQYVTIRVKDASIVEEKLPVTSSSRNETENTFNKLIDSARFYLKKDAKKSIEYVTRSLQSVQAKATSRRHNSIAFETLGDINLFWNQPDLAVDNYKSSIASQSRTDVRIKLGRAFIANNNYQESISLFEKLLKEKLSNYQEVEVYEGLGDTYRAINDQKKSVLNYQQALNIAGKHSITPKITDLNSKIGEAYAKSGAPKEAEQYFDNSLNLAKQENKKRAVVEKNKVADFYNQNRDFDKEIQLRSGLLEELKGLDEESLEDDEAEAISPQRQNYKIANAYVAQDKYEDAIPFLKKSIEEADKKEDLLVQKDATRKLSEVYKGIGDFGKAAENYEKYVEVVDELYVKKEQELSQAARFSREIALKQNRITSLENERVLNESRYKLAFENQELIQKNNRIQKWIIGSLILIAVLLLLTAYYQYKNVRQQKYANNLLALKSLRTQMNPHFIFNALNSVNSFIASNDERTANKYLSDFSQLMRSVLENSEEDFIPLANEIELLKMYTKLEHFRFKDKFEYQFTVDEKINMNEFVIPPMLLQPYVENAVWHGLRYKEEKGKLDIKFESVSEDTVRIIIEDNGIGRSKSKAIKTENQKKQKSKGMGNIQKRIAILNEMYDDKVEVMVENVFENEEGTRVILKLKKD